From Amycolatopsis sp. cg9, one genomic window encodes:
- the miaA gene encoding tRNA (adenosine(37)-N6)-dimethylallyltransferase MiaA — protein sequence MNSQIVPVAVVGPTATGKTALAVELALELGGEVVNADALQLYRGMDIGTAKATEAERRGVPHHLLDVLDVTETASVAAYQRHARAEIERLLAAGRVPVLTGGSGLYVQAVLDDLRFPGTDPAVRARLDAEAEQLGTPALYTRLGERDPAAAAAILPTNTRRIVRALEVIEITGEPFSANLPKPGPARYGTVVIGVDREPAELDERVDERVRRMFAAGLVDEVRELGKRGLREGKTAARALGYQQVLAELDGDGDFEAAAAATAQATRRFVRKQRSWFRRDQRIHWFGGADPGLAARVLDTLGR from the coding sequence GTGAACAGCCAGATCGTCCCGGTCGCGGTGGTCGGGCCGACGGCCACCGGCAAGACCGCGCTCGCCGTGGAGCTGGCCCTGGAACTCGGCGGCGAAGTCGTCAACGCCGACGCGCTGCAGCTCTACCGCGGCATGGACATCGGCACCGCGAAAGCCACCGAAGCCGAGCGCCGCGGCGTCCCGCACCACCTGCTCGACGTGCTGGACGTGACCGAGACGGCGTCGGTCGCCGCCTACCAGCGCCACGCGCGCGCCGAGATCGAGCGGCTGCTGGCCGCCGGCCGGGTGCCGGTGCTGACCGGCGGGTCCGGCCTGTACGTCCAGGCCGTGCTCGACGACCTGCGGTTCCCGGGCACCGACCCGGCCGTCCGGGCCCGGCTGGACGCGGAGGCGGAGCAGCTAGGCACCCCCGCGCTGTACACCCGGTTGGGTGAACGTGATCCGGCCGCGGCGGCGGCGATCCTGCCGACGAACACCCGGCGGATCGTGCGCGCCCTCGAAGTCATCGAGATCACCGGCGAGCCGTTCTCGGCGAACCTGCCGAAGCCCGGGCCCGCCCGCTACGGCACGGTCGTGATCGGCGTCGACCGGGAGCCCGCGGAGCTGGACGAGCGCGTCGACGAGCGCGTCCGGCGCATGTTCGCCGCCGGGCTGGTCGACGAAGTGCGTGAACTCGGGAAGCGGGGCCTGCGCGAGGGCAAGACGGCGGCGCGGGCGCTCGGCTACCAGCAGGTGCTCGCCGAACTGGACGGCGACGGCGACTTCGAAGCGGCCGCCGCGGCGACCGCGCAGGCGACGCGGCGCTTCGTCCGGAAGCAACGTTCCTGGTTCCGGCGCGACCAGCGGATCCACTGGTTCGGCGGCGCCGATCCGGGGCTGGCCGCGCGCGTCCTGGATACCCTGGGCCGGTAA
- the dapF gene encoding diaminopimelate epimerase, giving the protein MGGIEFLKGHGTQNDFVLLPDPAGRLELTEARVAALCDRRRGLGADGVLRVVRAAALDEPSAGEWFMDYRNADGSIAEMCGNGTRVFARYLVEAGLATEGEFVIGTRAGDRPLVVHPDRSVTVQMGPATITGTSVTVVAGRPFSGVAVNVGNPHLVSVLDDDVAELDLRDQPDFDHDFFPHGVNLEFVNRLGDGALRMRVHERGVGETRACGTGTVAAVAAAFHLAGTDTGSSTVDIPGGRVEVTVSRGASTLSGPAEIVARGEIDEAWWAAAGS; this is encoded by the coding sequence ATGGGCGGAATCGAGTTCCTCAAGGGGCACGGCACGCAGAACGACTTCGTGCTGCTCCCCGATCCGGCGGGCCGCCTCGAGCTGACCGAGGCGAGGGTCGCCGCGCTGTGCGACCGCCGCCGCGGCCTCGGGGCCGACGGCGTGCTGCGCGTCGTCCGCGCCGCCGCGCTCGACGAGCCCTCCGCGGGCGAGTGGTTCATGGACTACCGCAACGCCGACGGGTCGATCGCGGAGATGTGCGGCAACGGCACGCGCGTCTTCGCCCGCTACCTTGTCGAAGCGGGCCTGGCGACCGAGGGCGAGTTCGTCATCGGCACCCGTGCCGGCGACCGCCCGCTGGTGGTGCACCCGGACCGTTCGGTGACCGTCCAGATGGGCCCGGCGACGATCACCGGCACGTCGGTCACGGTGGTGGCCGGCCGCCCGTTCTCGGGCGTCGCGGTGAACGTCGGCAACCCGCACCTGGTGTCGGTGCTCGACGACGACGTCGCCGAGCTCGACCTGCGCGACCAGCCCGACTTCGACCACGACTTCTTCCCGCACGGCGTGAACCTCGAGTTCGTCAACCGCCTCGGCGACGGCGCGCTGCGGATGCGCGTGCACGAACGCGGCGTGGGCGAGACGCGGGCGTGCGGCACCGGCACGGTCGCCGCGGTGGCGGCCGCGTTCCACCTGGCCGGCACGGACACCGGCTCGTCCACTGTGGACATCCCCGGCGGCCGCGTCGAGGTCACGGTGTCGCGGGGCGCGTCGACGCTGTCGGGCCCGGCGGAGATCGTGGCCCGCGGCGAGATCGACGAAGCCTGGTGGGCCGCCGCCGGTTCCTGA
- a CDS encoding CHAT domain-containing protein — protein sequence MPDHDPRPSRSARRARARGQLADGLAWTSAGLLRRGLSGGPLALRVAPWLCGLAARVTPESHPERAWRCSAVGLLLEKRFDRSGAPEVLDRALDWQRSALRGAPPGHPDRGLCLNNSVTTMLNRPDLVDEALGNAREAVELATAGTTAFHGRLSTLALALLRRHELVGDPDALAEAAAFLRPVVRDAGGRGDFGPVQTFLSVLEECHEISGDPGLLEEGVALARDALAHEELRGAERAMVLDSFAGLLRWIYEYGEDLGVLDEAVGLQRDALALLPPGNVNDSRMRAHLGILLRIRHDHTRSPADIEEAVVLAEEAVAASGDEPVERARRISQLVNALQSHFVSTADERLLARATRWGRQAVDLLPPDHPEHADHLSNLVNVLAGGSSHEQVTEAIELAREALRRTPGDHANARSRKVTLASLLWLACCSDGRESALREAQDLAGQVLSTEDGDDHHSVRRAARRVLADAQLLSYRLNGDPAMLLGAVAAFRAAAAEVSADHRRHATVQADVADALWDEYQHSGESAVLDEAVAVCRAALDRLAPGDSARSQLLSVLGNSLWARAEQPGSHGVLDEAIACLEEVAELFPPGAGNRWIALNNLTSILRYRQDVDHGRDTASPPDVERLARAAVRECPREHPDRGMVLSTLSLVLAVTAEEEAVVAAREAVRTTPAGFPVRGRYLVNLAELLKARWERRKTDRVAWQEAVDAFREAAESPVSAAHIRVDAAASWGGLAAGAGEWKAALEGYEYAIELLPRLVPRSLPRTDQQRHLMRLSTLSADAAACAVRLHDPLRALVVAEHSRTVLAAQLLESWPEREAVARLAPELARRLDLQATELGRHEHDDADRAGRRRAAEGWEKLVERVREFPELAGFLRPPGARELLGAASDGPVVVVNSSRFGSHALVVERAGVRALPLPDLEPAAVRHQAGRFLGAVDDVEDIENPSGPREGNQVMTEILRWLWRTVAEPVLGSLDRTAPVEAGGTWSRLWWSPTGLLSVLPLHAAGTEGPGNSVLDRVVSSYALSLRVLLQRQPAPVPADPRLLVVDPDQGDDLGGAALEGGFLEKCFPGRTTRLTGAEADRERVLQELPAHSWVHFACHAISELEDPSASHLVVHDAAEHPLRVRDVDRVHLPDAEFAYLAACDTVGVSALPNEAIHLAAAFHLAGFRSVVGTLWSVSDRVSVRCAEQFYAEVPGIRSHALALHGVVRDLRRRWSRHPSVWAALVHIGH from the coding sequence ATGCCGGACCACGATCCTCGCCCCAGCCGATCCGCCCGGCGGGCGCGGGCGCGCGGGCAGCTGGCCGACGGACTCGCGTGGACCTCGGCCGGGCTCCTGCGCCGAGGGCTTTCCGGCGGCCCCCTCGCCCTGCGGGTGGCGCCGTGGCTCTGCGGGCTGGCCGCCCGCGTGACTCCCGAGTCACACCCGGAGCGGGCCTGGCGGTGCTCCGCGGTCGGTCTGCTGCTGGAAAAGCGGTTCGACCGGTCTGGCGCTCCGGAGGTGCTGGACCGGGCCCTCGACTGGCAGCGGAGCGCGCTGCGGGGCGCTCCGCCCGGTCATCCGGATCGGGGGCTCTGCCTGAACAACTCCGTGACGACGATGCTGAACCGGCCGGACCTCGTCGACGAAGCGCTGGGCAACGCGCGCGAAGCCGTCGAGCTGGCGACGGCCGGGACCACTGCTTTCCACGGCCGGTTGTCCACCTTGGCCCTCGCGTTGCTGAGGCGGCACGAGCTGGTCGGCGACCCGGACGCCTTGGCCGAGGCCGCGGCCTTCCTGCGCCCGGTCGTGCGGGACGCCGGCGGCCGCGGCGACTTCGGTCCGGTGCAGACGTTCCTGTCGGTGCTCGAAGAATGCCACGAGATCTCCGGGGATCCGGGCCTGCTGGAGGAAGGCGTCGCCCTCGCCCGGGACGCGCTGGCCCACGAGGAGCTCCGGGGCGCCGAGCGCGCCATGGTGCTCGACTCCTTCGCGGGGCTGCTCCGCTGGATCTACGAATACGGCGAGGACCTCGGGGTCCTCGACGAAGCTGTCGGTCTTCAACGCGATGCGCTCGCCTTGCTGCCGCCGGGCAACGTGAACGACTCGCGCATGCGGGCCCACCTGGGGATTCTCCTGCGGATCCGGCACGACCACACTCGCTCACCGGCGGACATCGAGGAAGCCGTCGTCCTCGCCGAGGAGGCGGTGGCGGCGTCCGGCGACGAGCCGGTCGAGCGCGCCCGGAGGATCTCCCAGCTGGTCAACGCGCTGCAGTCGCACTTCGTGAGCACGGCGGATGAGCGGCTCCTCGCGCGGGCGACCAGGTGGGGACGGCAGGCCGTGGACCTCCTGCCACCGGATCACCCCGAGCACGCCGACCACCTCTCGAACCTGGTGAACGTCCTCGCCGGTGGCAGCTCGCACGAGCAGGTGACCGAGGCGATCGAGCTCGCCCGTGAGGCGCTTCGCCGAACACCCGGCGACCACGCGAACGCGCGGTCGCGCAAGGTCACCCTCGCCTCCCTCCTGTGGCTCGCTTGCTGTTCGGACGGGCGGGAGTCTGCTCTGCGGGAGGCACAGGATCTCGCCGGGCAGGTACTGTCCACAGAGGACGGTGATGACCACCATTCGGTGCGGCGGGCGGCCCGCCGGGTGCTCGCCGATGCCCAGCTGTTGAGCTACCGGTTGAACGGTGACCCGGCCATGCTCCTCGGCGCCGTGGCGGCCTTCCGCGCGGCCGCCGCCGAAGTCTCGGCCGATCACCGCCGCCACGCCACGGTCCAAGCGGACGTCGCCGACGCGCTGTGGGACGAGTACCAGCACTCCGGCGAGTCCGCTGTTCTCGACGAAGCCGTCGCGGTCTGCCGCGCCGCTCTCGACCGGCTGGCGCCCGGGGACAGCGCCCGGAGCCAGCTGCTCAGCGTGCTGGGGAATTCACTGTGGGCCCGCGCGGAGCAGCCCGGCTCGCACGGTGTGCTCGACGAGGCGATCGCCTGCCTCGAGGAGGTCGCGGAGCTGTTCCCGCCGGGAGCCGGGAACCGGTGGATCGCGCTCAACAACCTCACTTCCATCCTCCGGTACCGCCAGGACGTCGACCACGGCCGCGACACGGCGTCTCCGCCGGACGTCGAACGGCTGGCCCGCGCGGCCGTGCGGGAGTGCCCACGGGAGCACCCGGACCGCGGCATGGTGCTGTCCACCCTCTCGCTCGTCCTCGCGGTGACGGCTGAGGAAGAGGCCGTCGTGGCCGCTCGTGAGGCGGTGCGGACAACGCCGGCCGGGTTTCCGGTCCGGGGTCGCTACCTCGTCAACCTCGCCGAGTTGCTGAAGGCGCGCTGGGAGCGCCGGAAGACCGACCGGGTGGCCTGGCAGGAGGCGGTGGACGCCTTCCGGGAAGCCGCGGAGTCCCCGGTGTCCGCCGCGCACATCCGGGTCGACGCCGCGGCGTCGTGGGGCGGGCTGGCCGCCGGAGCGGGGGAGTGGAAGGCGGCGCTCGAGGGATACGAGTACGCGATCGAACTGCTCCCGCGGCTGGTGCCGCGCAGCCTGCCCCGCACCGACCAGCAGCGCCACCTCATGCGGTTGAGCACTCTCTCGGCCGACGCCGCGGCGTGCGCGGTTCGGCTCCACGACCCGCTGCGGGCGCTGGTGGTGGCTGAACACAGCAGGACCGTGCTGGCGGCCCAGCTGCTCGAGTCGTGGCCGGAGCGGGAGGCGGTCGCGCGGCTCGCGCCGGAACTGGCGCGGCGGCTCGACCTGCAGGCGACAGAGCTGGGCCGGCACGAGCACGACGACGCGGACCGCGCCGGCCGGAGGCGTGCCGCGGAGGGGTGGGAAAAGCTTGTGGAGCGGGTCCGGGAGTTTCCGGAGCTCGCCGGTTTCCTGCGTCCGCCCGGTGCCCGGGAGTTGCTCGGTGCCGCGTCCGATGGCCCGGTCGTCGTCGTGAACTCCAGCAGGTTCGGGTCGCACGCCCTGGTCGTCGAGCGAGCCGGGGTTCGGGCGCTGCCACTCCCGGATCTCGAGCCCGCCGCGGTCCGGCACCAGGCGGGCCGGTTCTTGGGCGCCGTGGACGACGTGGAAGACATCGAGAACCCGTCCGGACCCCGCGAGGGCAACCAGGTGATGACCGAGATCCTCCGGTGGCTGTGGCGGACGGTCGCCGAACCGGTGCTGGGGTCGCTGGACCGGACGGCGCCGGTCGAGGCAGGCGGGACGTGGTCGCGCCTCTGGTGGTCACCCACCGGGCTGCTCTCGGTGCTGCCCTTGCACGCCGCGGGGACCGAGGGGCCCGGGAACTCGGTGCTCGACCGGGTGGTCTCCTCGTACGCCCTGTCTTTGCGGGTGCTGCTGCAGCGACAGCCGGCCCCGGTCCCGGCGGATCCGCGGCTCCTCGTGGTCGACCCCGATCAAGGCGACGACCTCGGTGGAGCCGCGCTCGAGGGCGGGTTCCTCGAGAAGTGCTTTCCCGGCCGTACCACCCGGTTGACGGGCGCGGAGGCCGACCGGGAGCGGGTGCTGCAGGAGCTGCCCGCGCATTCGTGGGTCCACTTCGCCTGCCACGCCATCAGCGAGCTCGAGGACCCGTCGGCCTCGCACCTGGTCGTCCACGACGCGGCCGAACACCCGCTCCGGGTCCGGGACGTCGACCGAGTCCACCTGCCGGATGCCGAGTTCGCGTACCTCGCCGCGTGTGACACCGTCGGGGTCAGCGCGCTCCCCAACGAGGCCATCCACTTGGCGGC